Genomic DNA from Microbacterium neungamense:
GCGGGGTGCGCGCGCCCTGCGCGTTGAGCACGCCGGCGATCTCAGCGGTGACTCGGCCGTACCGTACGGCGTTCAGCATGGCCTTGAACCCGTCGTCGGACTGGCGGTGGATCTCGACCAGCTCGCGCACGTGCAGCTTCGCGCCGTGCGTACCGAGGTCGAGCATCGGGGCGTCCCCTGCGCCCGCTGACGGGGCGCCGCCGGTCCACACCTTGGCGTCGAAGAACCAGAACGACCGGTAGTGGTCCTGGATGTAGCGCAGCTCGTCGCCGCGGGGCGGCACCGGGGCCAGCTGGTACGGGTCGCCGAACATCACCACCTGCACGCCGCCGAACGGCTCGGCCCGCCGCCCGCGTGCCTGCCGCAGCGAGCGGTCGATGGCGTCCATCAGGTCGGCGTTCACCATCGAGACCTCGTCGATCACGAGCGTCTCGATCGCGTTGAGGATGCGGCGCGTGGCATCCGTCTGCTCGATCTCGCTCTCGGCGATGAGGCCGATCGGCAGGCGGAACAGCGAGTGGATGGTCTGCCCCTCGACGTTCAGCGCGGCGACGCCGGTGGGGGCGCAGATCGCGATCTGCTTCTTCGTGTTCCACGCGAAGTGCTGCAGCAGCGTGGATTTGCCGGTGCCCGCCCTGCCGGTGATGAAGACGTGCTCGTGCGTGTCTTCGATGAGCCGGAACAGCTCCTGCTGCTCAGCGGAGAGGGCGGGGAGGGACACGCCCCCATGGTAGGCCGAACGCGGCGGATGCGGGCCGCGCGTCACGGCGTCGTCCCAGCGCCCCCTCCTAGACTGACGCCATGGAGCAGGCGAGGACGAGGACGCGACGTCGCGCCGGTCTCGCCTCCGATCTCACCATCCTCGGCATCGTCGGGGTGCTACTGCTCGCCGCCATCGCCGCCGGCGGCCTCTCGCTGTACCGCGACTTCTACGGGCCGTCCGCCTTCGTCGAGCGCTATCTGGACCTGCTGTCGTCCGGACGGGCGGCGGACGCGCTGCGCGTGCCGGGCGTGGCCGTCGACCGCGCCGCGCTGGAGGAGAACGGGATCGACGGCGCCGCCTCCGAGGCCCTGCTGCGCCGCGCGGCTCTCGCCCCGCTGGACGACGTGGAGATCGTGTCGGAGACCGAACAGGACGGCTCCTTCCTGGTCACCGCCGATTTCCGGGCGGGCGGCGCGAAGGGCCGCACCACGTTCACGGTGGTGCAGGACGGCTGGGTCGGCGTCACCCCGAACTGGAGCTTCGCGGTGAGCCCGCTCGCCGAGGTCGAGCTGCGGCTGCGCGGCGCCGACCGCTTCGCCGTGAACGGCTTCGAGGTCGACCGGCGGCAGGTGTCGGCGCAGGGGGCGGATGCCGATCCGCTCGAGCCGCTGCATCTGCTGGTGTTCACGCCCGGCGTGTACTCGGTCACCGTGGACACCGCGATCTCGCACACCCCCGGGGTGAAGGTGCTCGCCGACACGCCCCTGGCCCGCACTCCCGTGGAGGTGCAGGCGCAGCCCACGGAGGAGTTCCGCGAGGTGGTGCAGCAGCGGGTCGAGGAGTTCCTCGAGGGCTGCACCACGCAGGAGGTGCTGCAGCCGACCGCCTGTCCGTTCGGGCTCACCGTGCGCAACCGGATCGCTTCGCCGCCGAAGTGGTCCATCGTGCAGCATCCGACCGTGACCGTCGTGCCCGACGGCGCGAACTGGGCGATCCCGCCCGCCGACGCCGTGGCTCACATCGAGGTCGACATCCAGTCCCTGTTCGACGGGTCGATCGATCACGTGTCCGAGGACGTGCCGTTCCGCATCAACGGGACGATCGCGATCCTCCCGGACGGGTCGGCGTCCATCCGGGTCGGGTCGCCGGACGTCGAGAGCGACTGACAGTGATGATGGTGGTGGGAGCCCCGCAGCGGTTGTCCTGACTCAGCGACTGACTGACTACGGGTCTTGAACGCGATCTGTCGTTCGATCGCTGCGGGGCTGCCATGCACTCACCGTGCGAGGGTTGTGACCTCATAGGAGCCTGTGCCAGCAGGCACCCATCACTGTCTTGTCCGCTCGCTCTCGGATGGTGCGTGCCGTCCGATCGGAGAGTTGAGAGGAAGGGACGGCGATGACCACCATCGCACGAGAAGAGCAGCAGGACCAGGTCATGATCGTGGCGGGTATCGACACGCATGGCGATTCCCACACCGCGGCGGTCATCGACACCACCGGCCGGCTGCTCGGGAGCGCGCAGTTCCCCGCGAATCGTTCCGGTTATGCCGCGTTGCTGAGTTGGGCGTGTGCGTTCGGTGTGCTCGTGATCGCGGGGATCGAGGGCACCGGCGCATACGGTGCCGGTCTTGCCCGTCACCTGCGCGCTGCGGGTGTCGAGCTGCGGGAAGTGGACCGACCGGACCGGAAGTCGCGGCGCTTTGCCGGTAAGTCCGACCCGCTGGACGCGGAAGCTGCCGCCCGGGCAGCGTTGGCAGGCACACGATCGGGGATCCCGAAGGACCGAGCAGGGAAGGTGGAAGCGCTCCGCAATCTGCGGATCGCCAGGCGCAGCGCCGTGACCCAGCGCGCCGACTGTCAACGCCGGATGAAGGCGATCATCGTCACCGCACCCGACGCGCTCCGCGAACGGTTGCGGGGGCTGTCAGACCGGGAGCTGATCGAGGTATGTGCCGCTGCACGTCCCGACACCACACGCGCCGACGAACCCGAGCAGGCATCGAAGATCGCGCTGCGCGCTCTCGCACGCCGCCACCAGTCGCTGACCGCCGAGATCGCCGAACTCGACGCACTCATCGACCCTCTCGTCGCGGACATCAACCCGCGGCTGCTCGCCCTCAACGGGGTCGGCGCCGATGTCGCCGGGCAACTGCTCGTCACCGCTGGCGAGAACCCCGGCCGGCTCCGTTCCGAAGCCGCATTCGCGATGCTCTGCGGCGTCGCGCCCATCCCCGCCTCATCAGGCAAAACCCACCGACACCGCCTCAACCGCGGCGGCGACCGCCACGCGAACGCCGCGCTCTACCGCATCGTGCTCTGCCGGCTCCGCTGGGATCCCAGAACCCGCGCTTACGCCGCCCGACGCACCACCGAGGGCCTCTCGAAGAAGGACATCATCCGCTGCCTCAAACGCCTCATCGCCCGCGAGATCTACACCGCCCTCACCACTTGACATCCATAGGAGCATCGCACCCGGGCCGAGGCCGGGGCAGGGGCGCGGGCTCACGTCGCGAGTGGCTACTCCAAGTCTTCAGCAGCCAGCGTCTCAGGGAGCTTGTCTCCCTCCTCGAACGGACCGTGAACAAACATGCCGTCCTGCTGAGCGTAGATCCCGGCCGACCCTCCCGTGACGTAGAAGTGGCCTGCTACCTCACCTTCCAGCATCGACGGTGTAAGGAACAACAGATAACGCTTCCCTTCCTCCAGGTAGGGGAAGGGCGCGACGTCTCCTGGAACACCCAACTGTCACACGATCACAGTGTCTCCGGAAACGGCGGGCGCTTCGGAAAGCGACGAAGCGAGGCTCGGGGGCTCGAAAGAGGTGATGACGGCCGCCGTTGACAGAGTCTCTCGAAACTTCCCATCGATGATGTTCTGGTCATCGATCTCCACCACACCGATGAAGGAGCTGGCGGCCGCAAGCGAGTCGACGCTTTCGAACAGCTCGTGACGTGAACCTTCGTTGTGCGTCACTGGTCCCGATTCCAGGTGACTGTTCCGGTGGCCGTCGGCCACGTGCACCCCGTCGTCGTATATGCGGCCGCAGGGCTGGCCGGTAACACGACAGCCAGAACAATCCCAAGCACTGCCACCATGGCGGCATCGCGTCTATAACCTCGCCTGGCTTTCATCGGCGCACCCCCCGAGCAGCTCCCCGCTCCGGAAGCTGGCACCACTGAGGAACCACCACAAGAGTTCAGTGGTTTGCTCACACAGGCCCTGGTCCACCTTCTTCTCTGCCACAC
This window encodes:
- a CDS encoding ATP-dependent DNA helicase, which produces MSLPALSAEQQELFRLIEDTHEHVFITGRAGTGKSTLLQHFAWNTKKQIAICAPTGVAALNVEGQTIHSLFRLPIGLIAESEIEQTDATRRILNAIETLVIDEVSMVNADLMDAIDRSLRQARGRRAEPFGGVQVVMFGDPYQLAPVPPRGDELRYIQDHYRSFWFFDAKVWTGGAPSAGAGDAPMLDLGTHGAKLHVRELVEIHRQSDDGFKAMLNAVRYGRVTAEIAGVLNAQGARTPPEPEPGETPIITLATRNDIVNAINRRHLAALPGREQTARAEVSGDFGRGEANHPADLELKLKVGAQVMFLRNDTSMSGEPPRWVNGSIGTVTRILGGTVRVEVDGEEFDVEPAVWERFRYAYNPGTKTLSREVVAEFTQFPLRLAWAVTIHKSQGKTYDQAVIDLGSGAFAPGQTYVALSRLTSLDGLYLTRPLRPSDIRVDPDVRRFMREAWEARQVAGAS
- a CDS encoding IS110 family transposase, with the protein product MTTIAREEQQDQVMIVAGIDTHGDSHTAAVIDTTGRLLGSAQFPANRSGYAALLSWACAFGVLVIAGIEGTGAYGAGLARHLRAAGVELREVDRPDRKSRRFAGKSDPLDAEAAARAALAGTRSGIPKDRAGKVEALRNLRIARRSAVTQRADCQRRMKAIIVTAPDALRERLRGLSDRELIEVCAAARPDTTRADEPEQASKIALRALARRHQSLTAEIAELDALIDPLVADINPRLLALNGVGADVAGQLLVTAGENPGRLRSEAAFAMLCGVAPIPASSGKTHRHRLNRGGDRHANAALYRIVLCRLRWDPRTRAYAARRTTEGLSKKDIIRCLKRLIAREIYTALTT